The following are encoded together in the Ralstonia insidiosa genome:
- a CDS encoding cupin domain-containing protein: MKIIRAKSFTAERAWGALDIANMSGITTRLHWTDQPYRWHVNDGEEIFVVLDGTVDMHYREAGAEKVAVLEPGDIFFADIGCEHVAHPRGAARILVVEKAGSV; the protein is encoded by the coding sequence ATGAAGATCATCCGCGCCAAGTCGTTCACCGCAGAGCGTGCCTGGGGCGCACTCGACATCGCCAATATGAGCGGCATCACGACGCGCTTGCATTGGACTGACCAGCCTTATCGCTGGCACGTGAACGATGGTGAGGAGATCTTCGTGGTGCTCGACGGTACCGTCGATATGCACTATCGAGAGGCTGGCGCGGAGAAGGTTGCGGTGCTCGAGCCGGGTGACATCTTCTTTGCGGACATTGGCTGCGAGCACGTGGCGCATCCACGCGGCGCGGCGCGGATTCTCGTGGTGGAGAAAGCTGGCAGCGTGTAG